A genome region from Coffea arabica cultivar ET-39 chromosome 7e, Coffea Arabica ET-39 HiFi, whole genome shotgun sequence includes the following:
- the LOC140011011 gene encoding pre-rRNA-processing protein ESF1-like: MGSKGKNKKNMTKPDGDATANHRNDGKIITDARFASLHSDPRFREPPKHKAKVAIDSRFNRMFTDKDFATSKARTDKRGKQKKNDSAANSLRHYYRLEEEEEGAKERSLGKELVKNEESGESESEGVESDEESESVNVEKGSLKLENESETSDSEEEEEEEEEAESDDSMSTTSDSDEAYEEEEDTFGLEETVPEIDKETHRLAVVNMDWSQVKAVDLYVSLSSFLPRGGQIMSVAVYPSEFGLKRMEEEAIHGPVGLFEDDKKNNQNDEDEDDDDDEIDNEKLRTYELSRLRYYYAVVECDSIATADYLYRTCDGVEFERSSTMLDLRFVPDKMEFKHQPRDVAKHAPADYEGLDFQTRALQQSKIHLTWDDDEPQRAKTLKRKFNDDQLAELEFQEFLASDESDSDESENNDGMQNGSFVKQKKQDMYRALLQSGDGSDENDEKYQDMEVTFNTGLEDLSKRILEKKDRKSENVWDAILRERREKKKARKNRSKDSSEDESIDTDNEPAEETDDFFLEECSGKESKVSQGRNARKEQQNEDASREAEASRAELELLLADDKGADSGLKGYNLKRKKMKGKMGKEIPDEGKLPTIDYDDPRFSTLFTSPLFALDPTDPQFKRSAAYARQMANRQQKSESENNRVKEPSETLGQVLVSSKTQNDDNRELHRCLPPAKKEKLELSSLVRSIKMKSKQIPLHDKVLGKNRHLKIKASKSK, encoded by the exons ATGGGGTCCAAAGGCAAGAACAAGAAGAATATGACTAAGCCTGACGGTGACGCCACCGCCAACCACCGTAATGATGGAAAAATCATCACCGATGCTCGTTTCGCATCCTTACACTCGGACCCTAGGTTTAGGGAGCCACCGAAGCATAAAGCCAAGGTTGCGATTGATTCTCGCTTTAACCGCATGTTTACTGACAAGGATTTCGCTACCTCAAAAGCTCGCACTGATAAGAGGGGCAAACAGAAGAAGAATGACTCCGCTGCTAACTCTTTGAGGCATTATTATCGCCTCgaagaggaggaagaaggaGCGAAAGAGAGGAGTTTGGGAAAGGAATTGGTGAAGAATGAGGAGAGCGGAGAAAGTGAGAGTGAGGGTGTTGAAAGTGATGAAGAAAGTGAGAGTGTGAACGTGGAGAAAGGGagcttgaagctggaaaatgagtCCGAAACATCGGATTctgaggaggaggaagaagaagaagaggaagctgAGAGTGATGACTCGATGAGTACTACTTCGGATTCAGATGAGGCGTACGAAGAGGAAGAAGATACTTTTGGGCTG GAGGAGACTGTTCCGGAAATTGATAAGGAGACGCATAGGCTTGCGGTTGTCAACATGGATTGGAGTCAAGTCAAG GCAGTTGATTTGTATGTCTCGCTAAGTTCGTTTCTTCCTAGAGGTGGTCAAATTATGTCAGTGGCAGTCTACCCATCTGAGTTTGGGCTCAAACGAATGGAAGAGGAGGCGATTCATGGTCCTGTTGGGCTATTTGAAGATGACAAAAAGAATAATCAAAATGATgaggatgaagatgatgatgatgatgaaattGACAATGAGAAATTGCGTACTTATGAATTAAGTAGGCTAAG GTACTACTATGCTGTGGTGGAATGCGATTCAATTGCTACTGCAGATTACCTCTATAGGACTTGTGATGGAGTAGAGTTTGAGAGATCATCCACTATGCTTGATTTGAGGTTTGTACCAGATAAAATGGAATTTAAGCATCAACCACGTGATGTTGCAAAGCAT GCACCAGCAGACTATGAAGGATTGGACTTTCAAACTCGAGCACTTCAGCAAAGTAAGATTCATCTGACATGGGATGATGATGAGCCACAGCGTGCAAAAACCTTGAAGCGAAAATTTAACGATGATCAG CTTGCTGAGTTAGAGTTCCAGGAGTTTTTGGCTTCTGATGAGAGTGATAGTGATGAGAGTGAGAACAATGATGGCATGCAAAATGGATCATTTGTAAAACAGAAGAAGCAGGATATGTACCGTGCTCTTCTCCAGTCAGGGGATGGCTCAGATGAAAATGATGAGAAGTACCAGGACATGGAGGTAACGTTCAATACTGGTTTAGAAGATTTAAGTAAACggattttggaaaagaaagacaGAAAATCAGAGAATGTTTGGGACGCTATCCTTAGAGAGAGACGTGAGAAAAAGAAGGCCAGGAAAAATAGATCGAAAGATTCATCAGAAGATGAGAGCATTGATACTGATAATGAACctgcagaagaaactgatgacTTTTTTCTTGAAGAATGTTCTGGAAAAGAAAGTAAGGTTTCTCAAGGTAGAAATGCGAGAAAAGAGCAGCAGAATGAAGATGCATCTCGAGAAGCTGAAGCAAGTAGAGCAGAACTTGAATTGTTACTTGCTGACGATAAGGGAGCAGATTCCGGCTTGAAAGGCTACAATCTGAAACGCAAGAAGATGAAAGGGAAAATGGGTAAAGAAATTCCCGATGAAGGGAAGCTGCCAACTATTGACTATGATGATCCTAGGTTTTCAACCCTGTTCACTTCACCGCTTTTTGCTCTGGATCCCACGGATCCTCAGTTCAAACG gaGCGCAGCTTATGCACGACAAATGGCAAATAGACAACAGAAGAGCGAGTCCGAGAACAACAGGGTAAAGGAGCCGTCAGAAACACTTGGACAAGTTTTGGTGTCTAGTAAGACACAGAACGATGACAATCGCGAGTTGCACCGTTGTCTGCCGCCTGCAAAGAAAGAGAAGCTGGAATTGTCCTCATTAGTTAGGTCAATTAAGATGAAATCAAAACAGATTCCCCTTCATGATAAAGTGCTAGGAAAAAACCGCCACCTGAAAATAAAAGCAAGCAAGAGCAAGTAG